From a single Aestuariibius sp. HNIBRBA575 genomic region:
- a CDS encoding lipid A-modifier LpxR family protein, whose amino-acid sequence MRIISIILAGIIAVSSGLAADTAAAEDRKTLGFGRLFTNDFFGDGDDRWRSGSYSWSLVRGYEWNGRPPEAAFELMEYRVRTEIIAPRRLNGVGSDDRPYVGALTFGAHTHFARGAYDIAAGAEITAVGPQTGLGELQEWFHVLVDAPTPRVLDDQLENAVHFGIGAEVSRPVRLNDRTTIRPFAEVKTGPEDFARVGFDVMYGRIGQSDLLIRDVPTGQLYRGVEGVEGVDGGLAFTFGADYTHVADSAWLPDDRGVTALNNRTRLRAGAHWQFAEDVSFFYGLTYLSEEFEGQPEGQLLGSLKLNLNF is encoded by the coding sequence ATGCGCATTATTTCAATCATTTTGGCCGGTATTATTGCGGTTTCTTCTGGTTTGGCTGCGGATACCGCCGCTGCAGAGGATCGCAAAACGCTGGGCTTTGGCCGTTTGTTCACCAATGACTTTTTCGGGGATGGTGACGATCGCTGGCGGTCTGGGTCATATTCATGGTCGCTGGTGCGTGGCTATGAATGGAATGGCCGCCCACCCGAAGCCGCGTTTGAACTGATGGAATACCGGGTGCGCACCGAAATCATCGCACCCCGGCGTCTAAACGGGGTTGGATCGGATGACCGTCCTTATGTCGGCGCGCTGACCTTTGGGGCGCACACACATTTTGCCCGCGGGGCCTATGATATAGCGGCGGGTGCAGAAATCACCGCCGTGGGGCCGCAGACGGGATTGGGCGAATTGCAGGAATGGTTCCACGTTTTGGTGGATGCGCCGACGCCACGGGTTCTGGATGACCAATTGGAAAACGCGGTTCATTTTGGGATTGGCGCCGAGGTGTCGCGCCCTGTGCGCCTGAATGATCGCACAACGATCCGTCCCTTTGCCGAGGTGAAAACCGGGCCAGAGGATTTCGCGCGGGTTGGATTTGACGTGATGTATGGACGGATTGGCCAGTCGGATCTGTTGATCCGCGATGTGCCGACCGGCCAGCTTTATCGCGGCGTTGAAGGCGTTGAAGGCGTTGATGGGGGTTTGGCCTTTACGTTTGGGGCGGATTACACCCATGTGGCGGACAGCGCTTGGTTGCCTGATGACCGAGGGGTGACCGCCCTGAACAATCGCACCCGCCTGCGCGCCGGGGCCCATTGGCAATTCGCTGAGGATGTTTCGTTTTTCTACGGGCTGACCTATCTGTCCGAAGAATTCGAAGGCCAACCCGAAGGCCAATTGCTGGGCTCACTGAAGCTCAATCTCAACTTCTGA